From a single Helicovermis profundi genomic region:
- a CDS encoding BREX system ATP-binding domain-containing protein — MDYNSKEYIKILNSYKMGVVPFIHINPLETGRDKEINELNKCLTNTSKGVSEVKVISGSYGSGKTFLLNMLKKEALNKDFIVSYIHIKKGFNLNNLNDFYYNLMHNLFVKSREGLNTSFDDLFNLWINNLQNSPFKGSASKEISYVVGELERYNSAFARAFLTYIRAKIQKKTKISNTIMEWITGEKNIPYELKQEINLVGQINNLNSLDFLKAFIKLIDLMGYKGLVILIDEFDLLINENITIRNASYQNLRLLIDLISSSEIEKTFLALTTTNTLLYDEEKGFKSYPALSQRLGINTGTDNFTSYRSTIMKLTPLSFLDFKLLAEKIAEVYSRVYPLEMKTSAESLKNWVLLTYQKEGYDINNLSIRLFVIKYIEILDVVSENPNNQLYKKNLAISKSNGKYIFKNTLIS, encoded by the coding sequence TTGGATTACAATAGTAAAGAATATATAAAAATTCTAAATTCATATAAAATGGGTGTTGTTCCTTTCATTCATATTAATCCACTTGAAACCGGCAGAGATAAAGAAATTAACGAACTTAACAAATGTTTAACAAACACTTCTAAAGGTGTAAGTGAAGTTAAAGTTATTTCTGGCAGCTACGGAAGCGGAAAAACATTTCTTTTAAACATGCTAAAAAAAGAAGCATTAAATAAAGATTTTATTGTATCCTATATTCACATAAAAAAAGGATTCAATTTAAATAATTTAAATGATTTCTATTATAATTTAATGCATAATTTATTTGTTAAATCACGAGAAGGCTTAAACACTTCTTTTGATGATTTATTTAATCTTTGGATTAACAATTTACAAAATTCACCTTTTAAAGGTAGTGCTTCAAAAGAAATTTCTTATGTAGTAGGTGAACTTGAAAGATATAATAGCGCTTTTGCTAGAGCTTTTTTAACTTATATAAGAGCAAAAATTCAAAAGAAAACAAAAATATCCAACACTATTATGGAATGGATTACAGGTGAAAAAAATATTCCATACGAATTAAAACAAGAAATAAATCTAGTCGGTCAAATTAATAACTTGAATTCTCTTGATTTTTTAAAAGCATTTATAAAATTAATTGATTTAATGGGTTATAAAGGGTTAGTAATATTAATAGATGAATTTGACTTGCTAATAAATGAAAATATAACTATAAGAAACGCGTCTTATCAAAATTTAAGGTTACTAATTGACCTAATTTCTTCTTCCGAAATTGAAAAGACATTCTTAGCTTTAACCACAACTAACACTTTATTATACGATGAAGAAAAAGGTTTCAAATCATATCCTGCATTATCACAGAGACTTGGTATAAATACGGGTACAGATAATTTTACTTCTTATAGAAGTACCATTATGAAATTAACGCCCTTATCATTTCTTGATTTTAAATTATTAGCAGAAAAAATAGCGGAAGTCTACTCAAGAGTTTACCCTCTTGAAATGAAAACTTCTGCAGAATCTTTAAAAAATTGGGTGCTGCTTACATATCAAAAAGAAGGGTATGATATAAATAACTTATCGATCAGACTTTTTGTAATAAAATATATAGAAATACTTGACGTTGTTTCTGAAAATCCAAATAATCAATTGTATAAGAAAAACCTAGCAATCTCAAAATCAAATGGAAAATACATTTTTAAAAACACATTAATTTCTTAG
- a CDS encoding NAD(P)/FAD-dependent oxidoreductase — protein MMYDVIIIGGGAAGVFLMNLLKHKNVLLIEKENKLAKKLLISGKMQCNYTHGGDIKEFYEKYGKKRSFVKKALYNFSNEKTIEYMRGLGLESIVRTDGKVFPKSLNSNDVLNALINNVNTSKIKLSENVFKIEKKKDSFIVETNKDRYISKSIVIATGGKSYALTGSSGDGYKFAKEFDIKVTNLKPALTPVYIDNFDLITYAGIAFKDINIELFCGDKLKNEINGSLLITHKGFSGPVILDNSRYFDSGDILKINFSKMTSEKFEKKIIKESNENGKKLLITFMRENIKSSRLCEYILDKAKIKKDIKLSEITKKVRKNIVKYSTKITYKIKNIGDYNIAMTTSGGVDLSEINSKTMQVKKINGLYFIGEVLDVDGDTGGYNIQWAFSSAKLCASNIE, from the coding sequence ATGATGTATGATGTAATAATAATAGGTGGAGGAGCAGCGGGTGTTTTTTTAATGAATTTATTAAAACATAAGAATGTACTACTTATTGAAAAAGAGAACAAATTAGCAAAAAAACTACTTATATCAGGAAAAATGCAATGTAATTACACTCACGGTGGCGATATAAAAGAGTTTTACGAAAAATATGGGAAAAAAAGATCTTTTGTAAAAAAAGCTTTATATAATTTTTCAAATGAAAAAACTATTGAATATATGAGAGGACTTGGATTGGAATCAATTGTTAGAACTGATGGAAAAGTATTTCCTAAATCTCTAAATTCTAATGATGTCTTAAATGCATTAATTAATAATGTTAATACTAGTAAAATAAAACTTTCTGAAAATGTATTTAAAATTGAGAAAAAAAAAGACTCTTTTATTGTTGAAACTAATAAAGATAGATATATTTCCAAGAGTATTGTAATTGCAACAGGTGGTAAATCATACGCTCTAACAGGTTCAAGTGGCGATGGATACAAATTTGCAAAAGAATTTGACATAAAAGTTACAAATTTAAAACCAGCATTAACACCAGTTTATATAGATAACTTTGATTTGATTACTTACGCTGGAATAGCATTTAAAGATATTAATATTGAGCTTTTTTGTGGAGATAAGTTAAAAAATGAGATAAATGGAAGTCTATTAATTACCCACAAAGGATTTTCTGGTCCGGTAATTTTAGATAACTCAAGATATTTTGATTCTGGAGATATATTAAAAATAAATTTTTCTAAAATGACAAGTGAAAAATTTGAAAAAAAAATAATTAAGGAATCAAATGAAAATGGTAAAAAATTATTAATTACCTTTATGCGTGAAAATATAAAAAGTAGTAGATTGTGTGAATATATACTTGATAAGGCTAAAATTAAAAAGGATATAAAACTTTCTGAAATAACAAAAAAAGTTAGAAAAAACATTGTTAAATATTCGACTAAAATAACCTATAAAATAAAAAATATTGGTGATTATAATATTGCTATGACAACAAGTGGCGGAGTGGATCTTAGTGAGATTAATTCTAAAACAATGCAAGTAAAAAAAATTAATGGCTTGTACTTTATAGGAGAAGTACTTGACGTAGATGGTGATACTGGGGGATATAATATACAGTGGGCGTTTTCCAGTGCTAAATTATGTGCTAGTAATATAGAATAA
- a CDS encoding FeoA family protein, translating into MPLNMIDSGKNVILKGITRGSRLKRKLQDMGLTPGVKFNVVSNHRNGPMIVDIRGTRLALGRGVVSKILVDEF; encoded by the coding sequence ATGCCATTAAATATGATTGATTCGGGAAAAAATGTTATTTTAAAAGGAATTACAAGAGGTTCAAGGTTAAAAAGAAAATTACAAGATATGGGATTAACACCTGGTGTTAAATTTAATGTAGTTTCAAATCATAGAAATGGTCCTATGATTGTGGATATTAGAGGAACTAGATTGGCTCTTGGTAGAGGTGTAGTTTCGAAAATTTTAGTTGATGAGTTTTAG
- the feoB gene encoding ferrous iron transport protein B — protein sequence MDNIKLALLGNPNSGKTTLFNALTGANHYVGNWAGVTVEKKEGNLKYKDNEIVVTDLPGIYSISPYSMEEKISRNFIINEGCDIVINIVDASFIERNLLLTLQLLELRRPMIIALNMMDEAEKKNIKINVKKLSELMGIPVVPIIAKDEHGIDVLLETIVNYNYDKKSDFLIQYEKIVENEIDNIAQRLEKHDLKHYEKRWLSLKLLEKDEELIDIYPNFNEDKEVDFEEIITKTKFDYIDSLLKKSTKIPEIKFDEKSNFVDKILLNRFLGIPIFMAMMAFVFYLTFNVGGIFQNWLDIFFSSFLSNGVTSILTSLGVSSLVISLIVDGIIAGVGGVLSFVPNIAILFLAISVLEDSGYMARVALIMDKWMVKVGLSGKAFIPMILGFGCNVPAIMSTRSLENEKDRLLAILINPFMSCGARFPVYVLFSSIFFPGYETLVMFSLYALGVVMALVFAYIFRRTLFKGEPTPFIMELPPYRIPTLKALYIHVWEKVKDYITKAGTVIFGAAVVLWILLNFNFTGLVPVGESFGASIGKLIAPLFIPLGFGNWQSALSLLSGVAAKEVVVANMSILFGGADASMDVLKINLSGYFTQLSAYSFMVFVLLYTPCIAVIAVIKRETNSWKWTGFSVVYQIIVAWFSAMLVYQIGSLFIA from the coding sequence ATGGATAATATTAAATTAGCTTTATTAGGTAATCCTAATTCAGGAAAAACAACTTTATTTAATGCTCTTACAGGTGCGAATCATTATGTTGGTAACTGGGCGGGAGTAACAGTTGAAAAAAAAGAAGGAAATCTTAAATATAAGGATAATGAAATAGTGGTTACTGATCTCCCAGGTATTTATAGCATTTCTCCTTATTCCATGGAAGAAAAAATATCTAGAAATTTTATAATAAATGAAGGATGCGATATTGTTATTAATATTGTTGACGCTTCCTTTATTGAAAGAAATTTACTTTTAACACTTCAACTCTTAGAACTAAGAAGGCCCATGATAATAGCGCTTAATATGATGGATGAAGCAGAAAAGAAAAACATTAAAATAAATGTAAAAAAACTGTCTGAATTGATGGGCATTCCAGTTGTTCCTATTATAGCGAAAGATGAACATGGAATAGATGTTCTTTTAGAAACTATTGTTAATTACAATTATGACAAGAAAAGTGATTTTTTGATTCAATATGAAAAAATAGTAGAAAATGAAATTGATAATATTGCTCAAAGGCTTGAAAAACATGATTTAAAACATTATGAAAAAAGATGGCTTTCTTTAAAACTTCTTGAAAAAGATGAAGAACTTATTGATATATATCCAAATTTTAATGAAGATAAGGAAGTTGATTTTGAAGAGATAATAACTAAAACGAAGTTTGATTATATAGATTCGCTTCTAAAAAAAAGCACAAAAATTCCGGAAATTAAATTTGATGAAAAAAGTAATTTTGTAGATAAAATACTTTTAAATAGATTTTTAGGAATACCTATTTTTATGGCTATGATGGCTTTTGTATTTTATTTGACTTTTAATGTGGGCGGAATATTTCAAAATTGGTTAGATATATTTTTTAGTAGCTTTCTTTCAAATGGAGTCACAAGTATATTGACTTCACTAGGTGTTTCAAGTTTAGTAATTTCTCTTATTGTTGATGGGATAATAGCAGGTGTTGGTGGAGTTCTTTCCTTTGTACCTAACATTGCAATATTATTTTTAGCTATTTCAGTACTTGAAGACTCTGGTTATATGGCAAGAGTTGCTCTTATAATGGATAAATGGATGGTGAAAGTTGGTCTAAGTGGTAAAGCTTTTATACCTATGATATTAGGCTTTGGATGTAATGTTCCAGCAATTATGAGTACACGTTCGCTCGAAAATGAAAAAGATAGATTGCTTGCAATACTAATTAATCCATTTATGTCATGTGGTGCTCGTTTTCCAGTGTATGTATTATTTTCATCTATATTTTTTCCAGGTTATGAAACATTAGTTATGTTTTCTCTTTATGCACTAGGAGTGGTAATGGCACTGGTTTTTGCATATATTTTTAGAAGAACATTATTTAAAGGTGAACCAACTCCCTTTATTATGGAACTTCCGCCTTATAGAATTCCAACTTTAAAAGCACTTTATATCCATGTTTGGGAAAAGGTAAAAGATTATATTACAAAAGCTGGAACGGTTATTTTTGGTGCGGCAGTAGTTCTTTGGATCTTGTTAAATTTTAACTTTACAGGATTAGTACCAGTTGGAGAAAGTTTTGGAGCAAGTATAGGTAAATTGATTGCACCATTATTTATTCCACTTGGTTTTGGAAATTGGCAATCTGCACTTTCACTTTTGTCTGGTGTAGCAGCAAAGGAAGTAGTTGTAGCTAATATGTCTATATTATTTGGTGGTGCAGATGCTAGTATGGACGTTTTAAAAATTAATTTAAGTGGTTATTTTACTCAGCTTTCAGCATATTCTTTTATGGTTTTTGTATTACTATATACTCCTTGTATAGCGGTAATCGCTGTTATAAAGAGAGAAACAAATTCATGGAAGTGGACAGGATTTAGTGTGGTTTATCAAATTATAGTAGCATGGTTTAGTGCCATGTTAGTATATCAAATAGGAAGTTTATTTATTGCTTAG
- a CDS encoding FeoB-associated Cys-rich membrane protein has translation MIGTMISIFIVVVILGYAAYTIYNNIKLQSKGKCVGCSKDCGTCNIAEEYIKKD, from the coding sequence ATGATAGGTACAATGATTAGTATTTTTATTGTAGTAGTTATATTAGGGTACGCAGCCTATACAATATATAATAATATAAAACTTCAATCAAAAGGAAAATGTGTAGGATGCTCTAAAGATTGTGGAACATGTAATATTGCTGAAGAATATATAAAAAAAGACTAG
- a CDS encoding DMT family transporter translates to MSDKKIGSIAMLITVIIWGVSFVNIKVAVAVLPPMTLGFLRFLLASFLLFIFVKVKKQNLFINRKDYYLLVIAGAIGITAYFYFENNGVKITTASIASLVIASIPVLSTIAESVIYKTKITFKKWMCLVLSIIGVLLIVGFDFKELVSSGFARGYIMMFMAAITAVIYAVVTKPLFKKYNQLSIVFYQSLIGTIFFIPFAAIEKTNWSLVDSKIILNVLALGVFASAMAFYLNLVGLKHLGISRSAVYLNIIPIVSVVVSMIFLGETITLMQLIGGILVIISVYLINKVDVKHLGV, encoded by the coding sequence ATGAGTGATAAAAAAATTGGTTCAATAGCAATGCTTATAACAGTAATAATTTGGGGAGTTTCATTTGTAAATATTAAGGTAGCTGTAGCGGTGCTTCCTCCAATGACACTTGGTTTTCTTAGATTTTTATTAGCGAGTTTTCTTTTATTTATTTTTGTAAAAGTTAAGAAACAAAATTTATTTATTAATCGTAAAGATTATTACTTATTAGTTATAGCGGGAGCGATTGGAATAACTGCGTATTTTTATTTTGAAAATAATGGAGTAAAGATTACAACGGCTTCTATTGCTTCTTTAGTAATAGCTTCCATTCCTGTACTTTCAACAATTGCAGAGAGTGTAATATATAAAACAAAAATCACTTTTAAAAAATGGATGTGTTTAGTATTATCTATAATAGGAGTCTTACTAATAGTTGGTTTTGATTTTAAAGAACTTGTTTCATCCGGTTTTGCTAGAGGATACATTATGATGTTTATGGCAGCCATTACAGCGGTAATTTATGCAGTAGTTACAAAACCCTTGTTTAAAAAATATAATCAACTTTCTATTGTTTTTTATCAGTCTCTTATAGGAACTATATTTTTTATACCCTTTGCTGCAATTGAAAAGACAAATTGGTCTTTAGTTGATAGTAAAATTATATTAAATGTTTTAGCGCTTGGAGTATTTGCGTCTGCTATGGCTTTTTATCTTAATTTAGTTGGTTTAAAGCATCTTGGAATATCTAGATCAGCTGTGTATTTAAATATTATTCCAATTGTTTCAGTTGTTGTTTCAATGATTTTTTTAGGCGAAACGATTACATTAATGCAATTAATTGGTGGAATTTTGGTTATTATATCAGTTTATCTTATTAATAAAGTTGACGTAAAACACTTAGGGGTTTAA